One region of Cinclus cinclus chromosome 1, bCinCin1.1, whole genome shotgun sequence genomic DNA includes:
- the AQP4 gene encoding aquaporin-4 isoform X1: MTAAGPQPVRRRPSLECRPPARRSSKCGRLCKCERIMVAFKGVWTQPFWKAVSAEFLAMLIFVLLSLGSTINWGGAEKPLPVDMVLISLCFGLSIATMVQCFGHISGGHINPAVTVAMVCTRKISLAKSVFYILAQCLGAVVGAGILYLVTPPSVVGGLGVTAVHRDLSAGHGLLVELIITFQLVFTIFASCDSKRSDVTGSVALAIGFSVAIGHLFAINYTGASMNPARSFGPAVIMGRWENQWVYWVGPIIGAVLAGALYEYVYCPDVELKRRFKDVFSKAAQPSKGKYIEVDDSRSHVETDDLILKPGIVHVIDLDRGEDKKGKDPSSEVLSSV; this comes from the exons taaGTGTGGACGTCTGTGTAAGTGTGAGAGAATTATGGTGGCGTTTAAAGGAGTCTGGACTCAGCCCTTCTGGAAAGCTGTTTCGGCAGAATTTTTGGCCATGCTCATTTTTGTCCTCCTCAGCCTCGGCTCCACGATCAACTGGGGTGGAGCAGAGAAGCCCCTGCCTGTAGACATGGTCTTAATCTCCCTCTGCTTTGGACTCAGCATTGCGACCATGGTGCAGTGCTTTGGGCACATCAGCGGAGGCCACATCAACCCTGCTGTGACTGTGGCAATGGTCTGCACGAGGAAGATCAGCCTGGCCAAGTCCGTCTTCTACATTCTCGCCCAGTGCCTGGGGGCCGTCGTGGGTGCAGGCATCCTTTACCTTGTCACACCACCCAGCGTGGTGGGAGGCCTGGGAGTCACTGCG GTACACAGAGATCTTTCTGCTGGGCATGGACTCCTGGTGGAACTGATAATTACATTCCAGCTGGTTTTTACTATTTTTGCTAGCTGTGATTCAAAACGAAGTGATGTCACTGGTTCAGTAGCTTTAGCAATTGGATTTTCTGTTGCAATTGGACATTTATTTGCT ATCAATTACACCGGTGCCAGTATGAATCCAGCTCGATCATTTGGACCTGCTGTCATTATGGGCAGATGGGAAAACCAATGG GTGTACTGGGTGGGACCAATAATCGGAGCAGTCCTTGCTGGTGCTCTGTATGAGTACGTCTATTGCCCAGACGTTGAGCTCAAGCGCCGCTTCAAAGACGTCTTCAGTAAGGCTGCCCAACCTTCCAAGGGCAAGTACATTGAGGTGGATGACAGCAGGAGCCATGTGGAGACCGATGACCTGATCCTTAAGCCTGGCATAGTTCATGTCATTGATCTTGACAGAGGTGAGGACAAGAAGGGAAAAGATCCATCCAGCGAGGTGTTGTCTTCTGTATGA
- the AQP4 gene encoding aquaporin-4 isoform X2, which translates to MSDGAAAPRRGKCGRLCKCERIMVAFKGVWTQPFWKAVSAEFLAMLIFVLLSLGSTINWGGAEKPLPVDMVLISLCFGLSIATMVQCFGHISGGHINPAVTVAMVCTRKISLAKSVFYILAQCLGAVVGAGILYLVTPPSVVGGLGVTAVHRDLSAGHGLLVELIITFQLVFTIFASCDSKRSDVTGSVALAIGFSVAIGHLFAINYTGASMNPARSFGPAVIMGRWENQWVYWVGPIIGAVLAGALYEYVYCPDVELKRRFKDVFSKAAQPSKGKYIEVDDSRSHVETDDLILKPGIVHVIDLDRGEDKKGKDPSSEVLSSV; encoded by the exons taaGTGTGGACGTCTGTGTAAGTGTGAGAGAATTATGGTGGCGTTTAAAGGAGTCTGGACTCAGCCCTTCTGGAAAGCTGTTTCGGCAGAATTTTTGGCCATGCTCATTTTTGTCCTCCTCAGCCTCGGCTCCACGATCAACTGGGGTGGAGCAGAGAAGCCCCTGCCTGTAGACATGGTCTTAATCTCCCTCTGCTTTGGACTCAGCATTGCGACCATGGTGCAGTGCTTTGGGCACATCAGCGGAGGCCACATCAACCCTGCTGTGACTGTGGCAATGGTCTGCACGAGGAAGATCAGCCTGGCCAAGTCCGTCTTCTACATTCTCGCCCAGTGCCTGGGGGCCGTCGTGGGTGCAGGCATCCTTTACCTTGTCACACCACCCAGCGTGGTGGGAGGCCTGGGAGTCACTGCG GTACACAGAGATCTTTCTGCTGGGCATGGACTCCTGGTGGAACTGATAATTACATTCCAGCTGGTTTTTACTATTTTTGCTAGCTGTGATTCAAAACGAAGTGATGTCACTGGTTCAGTAGCTTTAGCAATTGGATTTTCTGTTGCAATTGGACATTTATTTGCT ATCAATTACACCGGTGCCAGTATGAATCCAGCTCGATCATTTGGACCTGCTGTCATTATGGGCAGATGGGAAAACCAATGG GTGTACTGGGTGGGACCAATAATCGGAGCAGTCCTTGCTGGTGCTCTGTATGAGTACGTCTATTGCCCAGACGTTGAGCTCAAGCGCCGCTTCAAAGACGTCTTCAGTAAGGCTGCCCAACCTTCCAAGGGCAAGTACATTGAGGTGGATGACAGCAGGAGCCATGTGGAGACCGATGACCTGATCCTTAAGCCTGGCATAGTTCATGTCATTGATCTTGACAGAGGTGAGGACAAGAAGGGAAAAGATCCATCCAGCGAGGTGTTGTCTTCTGTATGA